A region of Mauremys mutica isolate MM-2020 ecotype Southern chromosome 2, ASM2049712v1, whole genome shotgun sequence DNA encodes the following proteins:
- the DUSP2 gene encoding dual specificity protein phosphatase 2, which yields MVMEEVQQLESAELARLLREPEEAGRTLVLDCRPFLAFCQAHLLDSRPVRWNGLLRRRSRGRAGVSLDWLVPDRALLGRLRRGELSRLVVLDEASGSVLALRADSLARLLLNSLLLEAKARPTLIYLLRGGFDGFQARFPELCSEPPPPPASLPALIDSKDDSNTRTITPFYDQGGPVEILPFLYLGSCYHSSNKQVLESLGITAVLNVSASCPNHFEGQFRYKSIPVEDNHMAEISIWFQEAIGFIDSVKSSGGRVLVHCQAGISRSATICLAYLIQTQRVRLEEAFDFVKQRRGVISPNFGFMGQLLQFETEVLCH from the exons ATGGTGATGGAGGAGGTGCAGCAGCTGGAGAGCGCGGAGCTCGCCAGGCTGCTCCGAGAGCCCGAGGAAGCCGGGCGCACCTTGGTGCTGGACTGCCGGCCCTTCCTCGCCTTCTGCCAGGCTCACCTGCTGGACTCGCGCCCGGTGCGCTGGAACGGGCTGCTGCGCCGCAGATCCCGCGGCAGAGCCGGCGTCAGCCTGGACTGGCTCGTCCCGGACAGGGCGCTGCTGGGGCGGCTCCGCAGAGGCGAGCTCTCCCGCCTGGTGGTGCTGGACGAGGCCAGCGGCTCGGTGCTGGCTCTGCGGGCCGACAGCCTGGCCAGGCTGCTGCTcaactccctgctgctggaggcgAAAGCCAGACCCACCCTCATCTACCTGCTTCGAG GGGGGTTTGATGGTTTCCAAGCCCGCTTTCCAGAACTGTGCTCTGAGCCACCGCCTCCTCCTGCCTCCTTGCCAGCCCTGATAGACTCCAAAGACGACAGTAACACCAGGACCATCACGCCTTTCTACGATCAG GGTGGCCCTGTGGAGATCTTGCCATTCCTCTACTTGGGCAGCTGCTACCACTCCTCCAACAAGCAGGTGCTGGAGTCCTTGGGCATCACGGCCGTGCTCAACGTCTCCGCCAGCTGCCCCAACCATTTTGAAGGGCAGTTTCGTTACAAGAGCATCCCCGTGGAGGACAACCACATGGCCGAGATCAGCATCTGGTTCCAGGAGGCCATTGGCTTTATTG ATTCCGTGAAGAGCAGCGGCGGGCGAGTGCTAGTCCACTGCCAGGCTGGCATCTCCCGCTCGGCCACCATCTGCCTGGCCTACCTGATCCAGACCCAACGGGTGCGCCTGGAGGAAGCCTTCGACTTTGTCAAGCAGCGCCGCGGGGTCATCTCGCCCAATTTTGGCTTCATGGGACAGCTTCTGCAGTTCGAGACAGAGGTGCTGTGCCATTAG